Proteins found in one Triticum urartu cultivar G1812 chromosome 4, Tu2.1, whole genome shotgun sequence genomic segment:
- the LOC125554295 gene encoding BTB/POZ and MATH domain-containing protein 2-like: protein MSGSSLSSGGGMPWQTASAIVARPLPVSGSHVLKIDGYSRTKGLVNSKGVSSETFVVGRHRWYMRYFPDGHSAGQAGWISIYLYLVHTDSVDDQVHARCKISLLDQDGEPVPTHGTDSQTCYTFSSNTGPWGSPQLITRKDLEESLYLKDDVFSVKCEITVPREIFTEPISLLVAAPPSDMHCHFGRLPSSGDGADVTFEVGGETFAAHRCVLAARSTVFMAELFGPMKENTDASVRITDMEAKVFKAMFHFIYTDSLPPMDDEQELVVMAQHLLVAADTYNLERLKLLCVEKLCNHMDASTAATTLALAEQHSCCGLKDLCFKFLASPGNILKAVVANDGFEHVRSSCPSVLKELVAKLSP, encoded by the coding sequence ATGTCCGGCTCCAGCCTGTCCTCCGGCGGCGGCATGCCGTGGCAGACCGCTTCGGCCATCGTTGCCCGGCCATTGCCCGTCTCCGGCTCGCACGTCCTCAAGATCGACGGCTACTCCCGCACCAAGGGCCTCGTCAACAGCAAAGGTGTCTCGTCCGAGACGTTCGTCGTTGGGCGCCATCGCTGGTACATGAGGTACTTCCCTGACGGTCACTCGGCAGGACAAGCTGGTTGGATATCTATCTACCTCTATCTTGTCCACACTGATAGTGTCGATGATCAAGTCCACGCCCGGTGCAAGATCAGCTTGCTCGACCAGGACGGGGAGCCGGTGCCGACGCACGGCACGGACAGCCAGACCTGCTACACCTTCTCCAGCAACACAGGGCCATGGGGCTCTCCTCAGCTCATCACCAGGAAGGACTTGGAGGAATCACTTTACCTCAAGGATGACGTTTTCAGTGTCAAGTGCGAGATCACTGTGCCTAGGGAGATCTTCACGGAGCCCATCTCGCTGCTGGTCGCCGCGCCACCGTCCGACATGCACTGCCACTTTGGTCGGCTCCCCTCCAGCGGCGACGGGGCGGATGTCACGTTCGAGGTCGGAGGCGAGACGTTTGCGGCGCACAGGTGTGTGCTCGCCGCCCGGTCCACGGTGTTCATGGCGGAGCTGTTTGGGCCGATGAAGGAGAACACCGATGCTTCTGTACGCATCACTGACATGGAGGCTAAAGTGTTCAAGGCCATGTTCCACTTCATCTACACAGACTCTCTGCCGCCCATGGACGATGAGCAGGAGCTGGTGGTCATGGCCCAGCATTTGCTTGTTGCGGCTGACACGTATAACCTCGAGAGGCTCAAGTTGCTCTGCGTGGAGAAGCTCTGCAATCACATGGACGCAAGCACCGCCGCGACTACGCTGGCATTGGCTGAGCAGCATTCCTGTTGCGGGCTCAAGGACTTGTGCTTCAAGTTCCTTGCGTCACCTGGAAATATCCTCAAGGCCGTTGTGGCGAACGACGGCTTCGAGCATGTGAGGAGCAGCTGCCCGTCTGTCCTCAAGGAGCTCGTTGCCAAACTTTCACCTTGA